The nucleotide sequence TGACGATCGCCATCCGGCAGCTTCAAAAGCATTTTGTCGGCGAGGTTTCGGGCCTCGACCTGCGTCAGCCACTTAACCCGGAGCAGGCGCGCGAGATCGAGGCCGCGATGGACAAGTACGCCGTGCTCGTCTTCCACGACCAGGACATCACCGACGAGCAGCAGATGGCGTTTGCGCTGAATTTCGGCCAGCGCGAGGACGCGCGCGGCGGCACCGTGACCAAGGAAAAGGACTACCGGCTCAACTCGGGCCTGAACGACGTCAGCAATCTCGGCAAGGACGGCAAGCCGTTGGCGAAGGACAGCCGCACGCACCTGTTCAATCTCGGCAACTGCCTCTGGCACTCCGACAGCTCGTTCCGCCCGATCCCGGCAAAATTCTCGCTGCTGTCGGCGCGCGTGGTGAACCCGAAGGGCGGCAACACCGAATTCGCGGACATGCGGGCGGCCTATGACGCGCTCGACGACGAGACCAAGGCGGAGATCGAGGATCTCGTCTGCGAGCACTCGCTGATGTATTCGCGCGGCTCGCTCGGCTTCACCGAATACAGCGACGAGGAGAAGCAAATGTTCAAGCCGGTGCTGCAGCGGCTGGTGCGCACGCATCCCGTCCATCGCCGCAAGTCGCTCTATCTCTCATCGCATGCCGGCAAGGTCGCGGGCATGAGCGTGCCCGAAGGCCGGCTGCTGCTGCGCGACCTCAATGAGCACGCGACGCAAGCAGAGTTCGTCTACGTCCACAAATGGAAGCTGCATGATCTCGTGATGTGGGACAATCGCCAGACCATGCACCGCGTCCGCCGCTACGACCAGTCGCAGCCCCGCGACATGCGCCGCGCAACGGTGGCCGGCACCGAGCCGACGGTGCAACAGCAGGCGGCGGAGTAGGGTTCAGTCAGCAGACGTGGTGATCGCCCGGCTTGACCGGGCGATCCAGTATTCCAGAGACAGTCGTCGTCAAACAGCCGCGGCGTACTGGATGCCCCGGTCCCGGCTTCGCCAAGGCTACGCCGGGCCACAAGGGTGCTCGGCCGCCGAAGCTTCAGCGAAGGCGGCAAGCCGGGGCATGACAGCTCGCGCTTTTACGCGTGCCCCGCCTCGTTCGAGAGCATGCCGGGATCGATGCCGATCTTGCGCAGGGCGCGCGCATATTTGTCGTCGACGTCGTCGCCGAAGATCAGATCCGTATCGGCATCGCAGTGCAGCCAGCCGTTGCTCTGGATCTCGGTCTCGAGCTGGCCGGGCGCCCAGCCGGCATAGCCAAGCGCGAGGATGGCGTGCTTCGGCCCGGAGCCGTTGGCGATCGCTCGCAATATGTCCACGGTTGCGGTGAGGCAAACGCCGTCGTCGATCCTGAGCGTCGCGTTCTCGATAAAGAAGTCGCTGGAATGCAGCACGAAGCCGCGCCCGGTGTCGACCGGGCCGCCGCGCAGCACTTTCATGCTTTCGGCATTCTCCGGCAACTTGATCTGCTCGCCCTTCTTGATGATGCCGAGCTGCACCAGAAGTTCGGGGAAATCGATGCTGCCGGCAGGATGATTGACGATGATGCCCATCGCGCCTTCCGCCGAATGGGCGCAGAGATAGATCACCGAGCGTTCGAAGCGGGGATCGCCCATGACGGGCATCGCGATCAGAAGGCGGCCGTCGAGATAGCCGGCCGAATTATGCGGCGCGGAGCCCGCAGTCTGGGTGCTCTCGCCAGTCCTTTTGCCTTCAGGAGCCATGGGAAGCACTCCGGTTTCAATTCCTATCCTGATGTCGGGCCCGGCGGCTGTCAAATCAAGGCTTGAAGAGACCCGATTCAAGTGCATCCATCACAAGCAATTCAATGGTTTGCCCCGGGGTGACCCTGTAAAGACGTGCTATGCTCACAAGAGTTCCCATGCGTGCGGCGATTGGCGTCGCAACAACCCTGCTTGCGTCGTCGCTGGCGTTTGCGGCCCACGCCGACGACGCTTCGCCTTGGCAGCGCGACGCACATTCCGCGGTGCGGCTGCTGGCGGGATCGCGCAGCGGCTCGGTCCTGCTCGGCGGCATTGCTTTTCAGATCCAGCCGGGATGGAAGACCTACTGGCGCACGCCCGGCGATTCCGGTGTTCCGCCGCGGTTCGACTTCTCGAAGTCGGACAATGTCGAGGCGGTGACGGTCATGTGGCCGGCGCCGCAGAAATTCGACGACGGTGCCGGCGGCCATTCGATCGGCTACCACGACCAGGTCGTGCTGCCCCTGCGCATCGTGGCCAAGGCGGCCGACAAGCCGGTGACGCTGCGCGCCGAGATCAATTACGCGGTGTGCGAGAAGCTCTGCATTCCCGTCGAGGCCAGCGCCGAGCTCGGTTTCAACAGCGTCGCCTCGACCGAGGACGCCAATCTGCGTGCAGCGTTGGACACGGTACCCAAGCCCGGCAATATCGGCGATCCCAATCCGCTCACCATCCGCGACGTCAAGCGCGACGGCGCCACCAAGGTGATCGTCGACGTGGTCGCGCCGGCGGATGCGCGCAACGTCAACCTGTTCGTGGAAGGACCGACGCCCGACTGGGCGCTGCCGATTCCGGCCCTGGTCGAGCACAGCCCCTCCGGCGTCAAGCGCTTTTCTTTCGAACTCGATGGACTGCCTCCAGGCGCCAAGGCTGATGGCGCCGCGCTGAAGTTCACGCTGGTCGGGCCGGAGAAGTCGTACGAGTTCAACGTCAATCTGCAGTAAGATCGTCCTGGACAAGCGAGCGCTTGGCAACGCGCAGCGTTGTCCAATAGCGAGCGCTGATCCAGGACCCATGACCACCGGCGGCGGTTTGGCGGCGCGGCGTCTATTATCTCGTTCAAACGACATCTCCCCGGGGTAATGGTCCTGGCTTTCGCCAGGACGACGTTGGGGCTGCAGCATGCCCGCACCCAACCGAATCTTAACGAATGGTTGCTAGGTCGAAGGCTGCTGCAGCATGCGGCTCGCCCAGGGATTTTCGACGTGGCCGTGACGGACACCCAACCCGCAACGACCGGACCGGCCGGCCTGATCGCGCGGCTGCGCGGCAAACTGGTGGGCGGCTCGAGCGAAGCGTCGCTGACGCGGCGGCTTGCAGGCACCATCTTCGTCATCCGCGTGATCAGCGCGGGCCTCGCCTATTTCTCGCAGGTGCTGCTCGCGCGCTGGATGGGCACATCCGACTACGGCATCTACGTCTACGTCTGGACCTGGGTCCTGCTGCTCGGCAGCATGATGGATTTCGGCATCTCGGCCTCCGCGCAGAAGATCATTCCGGAGTATCGTACCAGCGGCGAGCATGCGCTGCTGCGCGGCTTTCTCTCCGGCGGCCGCTGGCTGACCTTCGCCGTCTCCACGCTGGCCTCGCTCGGACTTGCCGGTATCGTAAAACTGCTTTCGCCGTGGATCGATCCCGCCGAGGAGCTTCCGCTCTACATCGGCTGCATGACGCTGCCTGCCTTCGTCGTTGCCAATACCCAGGATGGCATCGCCCGCTCGCACGACTGGATGCAGCTCGGCCTGATGCCGCAATTCATCATCCGCCAGGCGCTCGTCATCGGCATCACGGCCTGCGCCTTCCTGCTCGGCTATCATCTGGGCGCCGTTGCCGCCATGGTCGCGAGCGCCGGCGCTGTGTGGATCGCGATGACAGGCCAGATGGTGGCGCTGAACCGCAAGCTCGCCGACCACGTCGAGCCCGGCCCCAAGGCCTATGACGTCACCGGCTGGCTCGCCGTCTCGCTGCCGATCCTGCTGGTCGAGAGTTTCTACCTGCTGCTCTCCTACACCGACGTGCTGGTCCTTCAGCAGTTCCGTCCCTCCAACGAAGTCGGCGTCTATTTCGCGGTGGTGAAGACGCTGGCGCTGGTCTCCTTCATTCACTATGCGATGTCGGCGACGACGGCGCATCGCTTCGCCGAATACAACGCACTCGGCGACAAGGCGCGCCTGTCGGCTTACGTCGCGCACGCCATCAATTGGACTTTCTGGCCTTCGCTGGCGGCGACCATCGTGCTGCTCGCGCTCGGCAGGCCGCTGCTCTGGCTGTTCGGCCGGCAATTCGTGGGCGGCTACGACATCATGTTCGTCGCCGCGATCGGGCTCGTGGTGCGCGCCGCGATCGGCCCGGTCGAGCGTCTGCTCAACATGCTCGGCCAGCAGAGGATCTGTGCGCTAGCCTATGCGCTGGCCTTCGTGATGAACTTGGTGCTCTGCGTGACCCTGGTGCCGCGCTTCGGCGGCCATGGCGCCGCGGCCGCGACCTCGATCTCGCTCACCTTCGAGACGGTGCTGCTGTTCTGGATCGTCAGGCAGCGGCTGGGGCTGCATGTGCTGGCGTTCGGCAAACAGGCTGTGGGGGCTGCCCTGCCCCATAGGGAACAGTGATTTCGCCGGACGCACGCGAACAGGGCAAAATGGCTGCCCATCTCCGACCCGCAGCATGATTTTTCTTATTTGATCCAAGCGGTTGCGCCGCAGGGAAAGTTTATTCTACGTCATATTGCCCAAATGACGAGATAAACCTAAGATTCCCTCGCATGATCGATCCACTCTACGTCGCGTCCGGATTCGGTGTCGGCCTGCTTGTCGGCATGACCGGCGTGGGGGGCGGCTCGCTGATGACGCCGCTCCTGATCCTGTTGTTCGGCGTCCATCCATCGACCGCGGTCGGGACCGATCTGCTCTATGCCGCCGGCACCAAGACAGGCGGCAGCGTGGTGCATGGCTGGTCGCGCAGCGTGCATTGGCCGGCGGTGCTGCGGCTCGCCAGCGGCAGCATTCCAGCGAGCGCGCTGACGCTGTTCGTGCTGTGGGAGCTCGATCTCAAGAGCGATGCCGAGCGCAATCTGGTCAATCTGGTGCTGTGCTTTGCGCTGATGCTGACCGCGATTTCACTGATCTTCCGCAAGTCGATCATGGAGCGTTATCGCCGGCGCCTGGAACGGCTCGATGACCGCGCCACGGCGATTGCGACTGTCGTCACCGGCGTCGTGCTCGGCGTGCTCGTGTCGATTTCCTCGGTCGGGGCCGGCGCGGTCGGGGTGACCGTGCTGCTGCTGCTCTACCCGCGCCTACCGATGGCGACCATCGTCGGCTCCGACATCGCGCATGCGGTGCCGCTGACGCTGGTGGCCGGCACCGGGCACTGGATCCTCGGCTCGGTCGACTGGCACCTGATGGGCGTGCTGCTGATGGGCTCGCTGCCCGGCATCATCGTCGGCAGCTACAGCGCGACCCGCATGCCGGAAACGGTGCTGCGCCTCGCACTGGCCTGCGTACTCGTCGTGGTCGCCAGCAAGATCATGTTCACGGAACTGAACCTGTCATCCGCCATCGTGACGGCTCTGGCCTGGAGCCATTAAACGAACGGCGCGCCTCACTCTCACTGTCATCGCCCGCGCAGGCGGGCGATGACAGTATTCCAGAGACAGCACGAGGACACGGAGAAGCCGCGGCGTACTGGATGCATCGGTCCCGGCTCCGCCAAGGCTACGCCGGGCCACGAGGGTGCTCGGCCGCCGAAGCTTTGGCGAAGGCGGCGAGCCGGGGCATGACGAGGAGCCAGTCCGTTACTCCGCCGTCCAGCCGCCGTCGATCGAGAGGTTGGTGCCGGTAATCTGCGCGGCATCGTCGCTGCACAGGAACAGCGCCAGCGCCGCGACCTGCTCGGAGGTGACGAATTCCTTGGTCGGCTGCGCGTCGAGCAGCACATCGTTGATGACCTGCTCGCGCGTGAGATTGCGCGCCTTCATCGTGTCGGGGATCTGCTTCTCCACCAGCGGTGTCCAGACATAGCCCGGGCTGATGCAGTTGCAGGTGATCTTGTTCGTCGCAACCTCCAGCGCCACTGTCTTGGTCAGGCCGGCGATGCCGTGCTTGGCCGACACGTAAGCCGACTTGAAGGGCGAGGCGACCAGCGAGTGCGCCGACGCCGTGTTGATGATGCGGCCCCAGCCGCGCTTCTTCATGCCTGGCACCGCGGCGCGGATGGCATGGAAGGCCGAAGACAGGTTGATCGCGATGATCTGGTCCCACTTCTCGATCGGGAATTCCTCGATCGGCGAGACGAACTGGATGCCGGCATTGTTGACGAGGATGTCGACCGAGCCGAATGTCTTTTCGCCGAGCGCTATCATCTCCGCGATCTCTGCCGGCTTGCTCATATCGGCGGGCGAATAGATCGCCTTCACCTTGAAGTCGGACTCGATCTTCGCGCGCTCTTTCTCGATGTCTTCGGGCGAGCCGAAGCCGTTGATGACGACGTTGGCGCCGGCGCTGGCGAAGGCGCGTGCATAAGCGAGCCCGATGCCGCTGGTTGATCCGGTCACGACGGCGTTCTTGCCTGACAGACTACCCATTTTGTTCGCTCCTTTTGGCCGGGGGCGCGGAGACGTCCCCTGTGAGATCGTAGGTCACCATGGTCTCGCCGGACTGCGGCCGCTCGAGCCAATCCTTGTGGCGCATCGACAGATGGACGTCGCGCACCCCGGCTTCCCAATGCTCGACCATGGCGACGTGC is from Bradyrhizobium sp. ISRA430 and encodes:
- a CDS encoding TauD/TfdA family dioxygenase codes for the protein MTIAIRQLQKHFVGEVSGLDLRQPLNPEQAREIEAAMDKYAVLVFHDQDITDEQQMAFALNFGQREDARGGTVTKEKDYRLNSGLNDVSNLGKDGKPLAKDSRTHLFNLGNCLWHSDSSFRPIPAKFSLLSARVVNPKGGNTEFADMRAAYDALDDETKAEIEDLVCEHSLMYSRGSLGFTEYSDEEKQMFKPVLQRLVRTHPVHRRKSLYLSSHAGKVAGMSVPEGRLLLRDLNEHATQAEFVYVHKWKLHDLVMWDNRQTMHRVRRYDQSQPRDMRRATVAGTEPTVQQQAAE
- a CDS encoding YqgE/AlgH family protein, which produces MAPEGKRTGESTQTAGSAPHNSAGYLDGRLLIAMPVMGDPRFERSVIYLCAHSAEGAMGIIVNHPAGSIDFPELLVQLGIIKKGEQIKLPENAESMKVLRGGPVDTGRGFVLHSSDFFIENATLRIDDGVCLTATVDILRAIANGSGPKHAILALGYAGWAPGQLETEIQSNGWLHCDADTDLIFGDDVDDKYARALRKIGIDPGMLSNEAGHA
- a CDS encoding flippase, with translation MAVTDTQPATTGPAGLIARLRGKLVGGSSEASLTRRLAGTIFVIRVISAGLAYFSQVLLARWMGTSDYGIYVYVWTWVLLLGSMMDFGISASAQKIIPEYRTSGEHALLRGFLSGGRWLTFAVSTLASLGLAGIVKLLSPWIDPAEELPLYIGCMTLPAFVVANTQDGIARSHDWMQLGLMPQFIIRQALVIGITACAFLLGYHLGAVAAMVASAGAVWIAMTGQMVALNRKLADHVEPGPKAYDVTGWLAVSLPILLVESFYLLLSYTDVLVLQQFRPSNEVGVYFAVVKTLALVSFIHYAMSATTAHRFAEYNALGDKARLSAYVAHAINWTFWPSLAATIVLLALGRPLLWLFGRQFVGGYDIMFVAAIGLVVRAAIGPVERLLNMLGQQRICALAYALAFVMNLVLCVTLVPRFGGHGAAAATSISLTFETVLLFWIVRQRLGLHVLAFGKQAVGAALPHREQ
- a CDS encoding protein-disulfide reductase DsbD domain-containing protein: MLTRVPMRAAIGVATTLLASSLAFAAHADDASPWQRDAHSAVRLLAGSRSGSVLLGGIAFQIQPGWKTYWRTPGDSGVPPRFDFSKSDNVEAVTVMWPAPQKFDDGAGGHSIGYHDQVVLPLRIVAKAADKPVTLRAEINYAVCEKLCIPVEASAELGFNSVASTEDANLRAALDTVPKPGNIGDPNPLTIRDVKRDGATKVIVDVVAPADARNVNLFVEGPTPDWALPIPALVEHSPSGVKRFSFELDGLPPGAKADGAALKFTLVGPEKSYEFNVNLQ
- a CDS encoding 3-hydroxybutyrate dehydrogenase gives rise to the protein MGSLSGKNAVVTGSTSGIGLAYARAFASAGANVVINGFGSPEDIEKERAKIESDFKVKAIYSPADMSKPAEIAEMIALGEKTFGSVDILVNNAGIQFVSPIEEFPIEKWDQIIAINLSSAFHAIRAAVPGMKKRGWGRIINTASAHSLVASPFKSAYVSAKHGIAGLTKTVALEVATNKITCNCISPGYVWTPLVEKQIPDTMKARNLTREQVINDVLLDAQPTKEFVTSEQVAALALFLCSDDAAQITGTNLSIDGGWTAE
- a CDS encoding sulfite exporter TauE/SafE family protein is translated as MIDPLYVASGFGVGLLVGMTGVGGGSLMTPLLILLFGVHPSTAVGTDLLYAAGTKTGGSVVHGWSRSVHWPAVLRLASGSIPASALTLFVLWELDLKSDAERNLVNLVLCFALMLTAISLIFRKSIMERYRRRLERLDDRATAIATVVTGVVLGVLVSISSVGAGAVGVTVLLLLYPRLPMATIVGSDIAHAVPLTLVAGTGHWILGSVDWHLMGVLLMGSLPGIIVGSYSATRMPETVLRLALACVLVVVASKIMFTELNLSSAIVTALAWSH